A single Paenibacillus kribbensis DNA region contains:
- a CDS encoding penicillin-binding transpeptidase domain-containing protein, producing MVKRIKLRTLLIGGCITLFFLVLLLKVFWIQVVSGEYWHEQVVAQVEKDQVILPKRGTITDRKGNVLATDAPAYTVVVNPSIIQEYDLENEVVAKLHQLLKTPEDELRRHLSAKDSKGNYLVNREIRNGGWKADPEVKAQVDTFKKYLKDKYEVIGAVDTVQESKRYYPENKLASHVLGYQRKDGTAGMGLEAYYNKELSGTAGKLLYQRDLKGVPLQGSESIYEPAQNGKNLKLTIDDTIQYYIENAMQEAIAKYNPKTMTVVAADPQTMDVLGMASYPNFNPNTYGSAPLESFRNNATQSIYEPGSTFKIVTLAAAVQEKVFNPNETYRSGIVRVGGWDIRDVSRNWGTLTYLQGVKRSSNVGFVHLGLDKLGGEKLKNYINNFGFGVKTGIDLPSESAGAITFHTQYKSEVATASFGHGRVQVTPIQQVAAISAIANGGKLMVPHLVKEIVNPDTDEVQTIQPKEVRQVISKESAVQTSSYLEQVVSDQEIGTGRLAYIDGYRVAGKTGTATKVVGKVYDHSKDVVSFIGFAPVNDPKIAVLVVMDEPNKSVGGGTAAAPVFKKIVSQSLQYMGVPKTGTKANKTDGSAVKTVDLPTVPQLTGQVKKDAQNALLKQGIAYETVGKGSKIVRQYPEAGVKMKSGQRIYLLTEDSANMTIPDFTGVSLRDTLQVLTLMKVGVQVSGEGYVVSQKAQMVNGKRTVSVKLQPAKETVTGVKPEDTPDQATGVATNQSGSAAKTGTNLKPDTKTDTGTDTTANAGTSVRPPSGGNSAIADEKSAAAIKGEDN from the coding sequence ATGGTCAAGAGAATAAAGCTTCGCACACTGCTGATAGGGGGATGTATTACCCTCTTTTTTCTTGTTCTGCTGCTAAAGGTATTTTGGATTCAGGTCGTAAGCGGGGAATATTGGCATGAACAGGTAGTTGCACAAGTGGAAAAAGATCAGGTGATTCTGCCCAAGCGTGGAACCATTACGGACCGTAAAGGAAACGTACTGGCTACGGATGCACCTGCTTATACGGTAGTGGTCAACCCGAGTATCATTCAGGAATACGATTTGGAAAACGAGGTTGTAGCCAAACTGCATCAGTTACTTAAAACACCTGAGGATGAGTTGAGAAGACATCTTTCGGCCAAGGACAGTAAGGGGAACTACTTAGTAAATCGCGAGATTCGTAATGGTGGCTGGAAGGCAGATCCCGAGGTCAAGGCACAGGTGGATACGTTCAAAAAATATTTGAAGGATAAGTATGAAGTAATTGGAGCTGTGGACACTGTTCAAGAATCCAAACGCTATTATCCGGAAAATAAGCTGGCCTCCCATGTTCTTGGCTATCAAAGAAAAGACGGCACAGCAGGCATGGGGCTGGAGGCTTATTATAATAAAGAGCTTTCGGGTACGGCTGGCAAGCTTCTTTATCAGCGGGATCTGAAGGGTGTCCCTCTTCAGGGATCGGAAAGTATCTATGAGCCGGCACAAAATGGGAAAAATTTAAAGCTGACGATTGATGATACGATTCAGTATTATATAGAGAACGCCATGCAGGAAGCTATTGCAAAATACAATCCGAAAACGATGACTGTTGTCGCGGCAGATCCCCAAACGATGGATGTTCTCGGGATGGCGAGTTATCCTAATTTTAATCCCAATACATATGGGAGTGCACCATTGGAATCTTTTCGCAATAATGCTACTCAGTCTATCTACGAGCCGGGTTCTACGTTTAAGATTGTAACCTTGGCTGCTGCAGTTCAGGAAAAGGTATTTAATCCGAATGAAACCTACCGGTCTGGTATCGTTAGGGTCGGAGGCTGGGATATTCGCGACGTGAGCCGTAACTGGGGAACGTTAACCTATCTTCAAGGTGTCAAGCGTTCAAGTAACGTCGGTTTCGTCCATCTAGGGCTGGACAAGCTGGGTGGCGAAAAGCTGAAAAATTATATTAATAACTTTGGCTTTGGTGTAAAAACGGGGATTGATCTTCCAAGTGAGTCTGCTGGAGCTATCACATTCCATACCCAATACAAATCCGAAGTTGCAACGGCTTCCTTTGGACACGGACGTGTTCAGGTGACACCTATCCAGCAGGTAGCTGCGATTTCGGCCATTGCTAATGGGGGTAAGCTCATGGTGCCTCATTTGGTGAAGGAAATTGTAAATCCAGATACGGACGAAGTGCAGACGATTCAACCTAAGGAAGTCCGTCAGGTGATTTCGAAGGAATCGGCAGTCCAGACAAGCAGCTATCTGGAGCAGGTCGTGTCTGACCAGGAAATTGGTACAGGACGTCTTGCCTATATTGACGGATATCGTGTTGCTGGTAAAACAGGTACGGCGACGAAGGTCGTCGGCAAAGTATACGACCATTCGAAGGATGTCGTCTCCTTTATTGGATTTGCACCGGTAAATGATCCGAAAATAGCCGTATTGGTCGTCATGGACGAACCTAACAAATCGGTAGGCGGTGGTACGGCGGCGGCGCCTGTATTTAAAAAAATCGTGTCCCAGTCGCTGCAATACATGGGAGTTCCCAAAACAGGAACCAAGGCGAATAAGACAGATGGCTCTGCTGTGAAAACGGTCGACCTGCCCACTGTACCGCAATTAACCGGTCAGGTGAAAAAGGATGCACAAAACGCATTGCTCAAACAGGGGATTGCCTATGAAACGGTAGGTAAAGGCTCCAAAATCGTTCGCCAGTATCCTGAGGCAGGCGTCAAAATGAAATCGGGGCAACGCATTTATTTGCTGACCGAGGATAGTGCCAACATGACCATCCCTGACTTTACAGGTGTTTCATTGCGTGACACACTTCAAGTTTTGACGCTTATGAAGGTTGGTGTCCAGGTGAGTGGCGAGGGCTATGTTGTCTCTCAAAAGGCACAAATGGTGAATGGCAAGCGGACCGTCAGCGTGAAGCTCCAGCCAGCCAAGGAAACCGTAACTGGAGTGAAACCGGAGGACACGCCGGATCAGGCCACAGGTGTGGCTACAAATCAGTCAGGCAGTGCAGCGAAGACGGGTACCAATCTCAAACCCGATACAAAAACCGACACCGGTACCGATACTACTGCGAATGCAGGCACAAGCGTCAGGCCTCCAAGTGGAGGAAACTCTGCTATAGCAGATGAAAAAAGTGCTGCTGCTATTAAAGGCGAGGATAATTGA